One part of the Lycium ferocissimum isolate CSIRO_LF1 chromosome 8, AGI_CSIRO_Lferr_CH_V1, whole genome shotgun sequence genome encodes these proteins:
- the LOC132066748 gene encoding heavy metal-associated isoprenylated plant protein 8-like: MRKQMNQQGKNKEYNNGNNTTEKKSKTEENKNTNPKGVTIILGVYIHCQGCKEQVLKSLRGFDGVEEIEIDEKNHKVVVKGEKADPLKVAERLRKKSGKHVELISPIPPKKKEEEKKEKKQEPKVIEVILKLYLHCEGCAKDVKQCIHKMPGVQTVNPEMKNNIVKVKGSMDPQKLVEFISKKAGRHAEIVKSINKIDKEKDEKPATDNKNASDNKKGCTCQHDYLQLVYAPQFFSDENPNSCSIT, translated from the exons atgagaaag CAAATGAATCAACaaggaaaaaacaaagaatACAACAATGGCAATAACACGACGGAGAAGAAGAGCAAAACTGAAGAAAATAAGAACACTAATCCAAAAGGAGTTACTATAATATTGGGTGTTTATATTCATTGTCAAGGGTGTAAAGAACAAGTACTTAAATCCCTTCGAGGTTTTGATG gTGTGGAGGAGATTGAGATTGATGAGAAAAATCACAAAGTAGTGGTGAAAGGGGAGAAAGCAGATCCTCTAAAGGTGGCAGAGAGACTGAGGAAGAAAAGTGGTAAACATGTGGAGTTAATTTCTCCAATTCCAcctaaaaagaaagaagaggagaagaaggagaaaaaacaaGAG CCTAAGGTGATTGAAGTAATTCTTAAACTATACTTGCACTGTGAAGGATGTGCCAAAGATGTCAAGCAGTGTATTCACAAAATGCcag GTGTTCAAACAGTGAATCCAGAAATGAAGAACAACATTGTGAAAGTGAAAGGATCAATGGATCCTCAAAAACTAGTAGAATTCATCAGCAAAAAAGCAGGGAGGCATGCTGAGATTGTCAAGTCCATCAACAAAATTGAcaaagagaaagatgaaaagccaGCAACTGATAATAAAAATGCATCAGATAATAAAAAGGGTTGCACTTGCCAGCATGACTATCTTCAACTTGTTTATGCCCCTCAGTTTTTTAGTGATGAGAATCCTAATTCTTGTTCCATCACGTGA
- the LOC132067671 gene encoding endonuclease 2: protein MGLYSFHVFLAMVAVLFLFPVVHGWGLDGHYTVCKIAQSRLSQAAADAVETLLPTSANGDLASVCIWADHVKFHYHWSSALHYIDTPDNLCNYQYNRDCKDENGVADRCVAGAINNYTDQLLTNSKGNDGSTYNLTEALLFLSHFFGDIHQPLHVGFTSDRGGNTIDVHWYTRKAVLHHVWDSNIIETTEERYDDSNVDELVDALQKNISTGWADQVSTWESCSGNNTACPDIYATEGIKAACAWAYKGVTAGSTLEDDYFLTRYPIVQWRLAQGGVRLAATLNRIFK from the exons ATGGGGTTATACAGTTTTCATGTATTCTTGGCAATGGTGGCTGTCTTGTTTCTTTTTCCAGTAGTTCATGGATGGGGACTTGATGGCCATTACACTGTTTGCAAGATTGCACag TCAAGATTGAGTCAAGCTGCTGCAGATGCAGTTGAGACGTTGTTGCCAACATCTGCAAATGGTGATTTGGCAAGTGTGTGTATATGGGCAGACCATGTCAAATTCCATTATCATTGGTCATCAGCCCTTCATTACATTGATACCCCAGATAATCTTTGCAATTACCAGTATAACA GGGACTGTAAAGATGAAAATGGAGTTGCAGATAGATGTGTAGCTGGAGCAATCAACAATTACACTGACCAGCTCCTCACTAATAGCAAAGGCAATGATGGTTCAACAT ATAATTTGACAGAAGCACTTCTCTTCCTTTCTCACTTTTTTGGAGACATTCATCAG CCACTGCATGTGGGATTTACATCAGATAGAGGAGGCAATACAATTGATGTTCATTGGTACACTAGAAAAGCAGTTCTCCATCAT GTATGGGATTCCAACATAATTGAAACAACAGAGGAACGATACGATGATTCTAATGTAGATGAACTCGTCGATGCACTTCAGAAGAACATCTCG ACAGGATGGGCAGATCAAGTAAGTACATGGGAGAGCTGCAGTGGCAACAACACAGCCTGCCCTGATAT ATATGCAACTGAAGGTATAAAAGCTGCTTGTGCCTGGGCATACAAAGGAGTCACTGCAGGCTCAACATTAGAAG ATGACTATTTCCTCACGCGTTACCCGATAGTTCAATGGCGCCTGGCTCAAggtggagtccgtttggctgcTACACTTAACCGCATATTCAAATGA